In Actinomycetota bacterium, the following proteins share a genomic window:
- a CDS encoding sigma-70 family RNA polymerase sigma factor, with translation MRTILLVPLFSASALVLARGTDVDMGPFGVVFVVVAIAAGLATLLPYERLFRVGWGIPVVFAWSIVNLVLIAIGIWATGGSSSPLMFLYLLTTLFSVVAFTPRVQAVFLALTVASYSVALGASGWNTMNVVILGVLAFLANLLVGQLKRQTAAHREAHLESERRWALLAVVSAAARQMSAVEPTIVLRAVVDSVVALGFPTTRIYVQDDGDYRAVLPPDAPENSSHAIDSLRLEAIRRVLDGGKPVVMGEVGDALREPIRRLGLSSVVVIPIPEGEHVEAILVVGVEGSDGASAQDVEVFQMLATQAAVALENARRFERQRRSMDRIAELDRMKNDFLSNISHELRTPLTVITGVGRTLEESADILSEEDHRDLLARLNANAATLDSMVAELLDFGRLEAGQLDIEPTDVDLRELLTGVTDRLASLFRHHIVHVDVEQGLTAQADPLLLERVVENLLTNAAKYTPAGSNVRVSAIGEGRDAVVAVLDDGPGIPPDELSHIGERFFRGGDPNTRSTRGTGLGLALVSEILDLHGTYLEVESKPGAGSRFSFQLPRGRVTANDSSIGGTTVMSRTALGLSGQRLVLSDVALPDRFETVLAAAQVGLELPVAALFREFHPRVLRYLRAHLPERAEELASETWSEIAAGLPEFEGNEASFRRWVFAAARRRLQEAREERGFEPSARIERSEDVSDERRAVDAALAQIRALDPEQADVLLLRALGDLDPLEVAEITGDSPDQVRVREMEGLRTLKDRTALRTVWTLERAESGTRR, from the coding sequence ATGAGGACGATCCTGCTCGTTCCCCTGTTCTCGGCCTCTGCGCTGGTGTTGGCTCGAGGTACCGACGTGGACATGGGCCCGTTTGGCGTGGTGTTCGTCGTCGTCGCAATCGCCGCCGGACTCGCCACGCTGCTGCCCTACGAACGCCTGTTCCGAGTCGGTTGGGGGATCCCGGTCGTCTTCGCCTGGTCGATCGTGAACCTCGTCCTGATCGCCATCGGTATCTGGGCCACTGGTGGCTCGAGCTCGCCGCTCATGTTCTTGTACCTGCTCACGACACTCTTCTCTGTTGTTGCATTCACCCCTCGCGTCCAAGCCGTCTTCTTGGCGCTTACCGTCGCCAGCTACTCCGTTGCCCTCGGCGCCTCGGGGTGGAACACGATGAACGTGGTCATCCTCGGGGTTCTCGCCTTCCTGGCGAACCTGCTGGTCGGTCAGCTGAAACGTCAGACCGCCGCGCACAGGGAGGCACATCTGGAGTCCGAGCGTCGGTGGGCGCTTCTCGCGGTGGTGTCGGCGGCGGCAAGACAGATGAGCGCGGTCGAACCGACAATCGTCCTCCGAGCGGTCGTGGACTCGGTCGTCGCGCTGGGCTTTCCGACTACCCGGATCTACGTGCAAGACGATGGTGACTATCGAGCCGTCCTTCCTCCGGATGCCCCCGAGAACTCCTCGCACGCGATCGACTCGCTTCGCTTGGAGGCCATCAGGCGGGTGCTGGACGGAGGAAAGCCCGTGGTCATGGGCGAGGTCGGTGACGCGCTTCGGGAGCCGATTCGCCGGCTTGGCCTTTCGTCAGTGGTGGTCATCCCCATCCCCGAAGGCGAGCACGTCGAGGCGATCCTGGTCGTCGGCGTTGAGGGATCCGACGGTGCTTCGGCTCAGGACGTCGAGGTCTTTCAGATGCTCGCGACGCAGGCGGCTGTCGCACTCGAGAACGCTCGCCGTTTCGAACGTCAACGCCGCTCGATGGACCGGATCGCAGAGCTCGACCGGATGAAGAACGACTTCCTCTCCAACATCTCGCACGAGCTGCGTACACCGCTGACCGTGATCACGGGCGTGGGTCGGACACTCGAGGAGAGCGCGGACATCCTTTCGGAAGAAGACCATCGCGATCTGCTGGCCCGACTGAATGCGAACGCCGCAACGCTGGACAGCATGGTTGCCGAGCTCCTCGACTTCGGACGGTTGGAGGCGGGACAGCTCGACATCGAACCGACGGACGTCGATCTGCGAGAGCTGCTGACCGGAGTGACCGACCGCCTGGCCAGTCTCTTCCGTCACCACATCGTCCACGTCGACGTCGAACAAGGACTCACGGCCCAGGCAGATCCCCTGCTCCTCGAGCGGGTGGTCGAAAACCTGCTCACGAACGCAGCGAAATACACGCCGGCGGGGAGCAACGTCCGTGTGTCCGCGATCGGCGAAGGCCGGGACGCGGTCGTCGCCGTCCTTGACGACGGACCCGGGATACCGCCCGATGAGCTGTCTCACATCGGCGAACGGTTCTTCCGCGGAGGCGATCCGAACACCCGATCGACGCGAGGGACGGGCCTCGGCCTCGCACTCGTGTCCGAGATCCTCGACCTGCACGGCACCTACCTGGAGGTCGAGAGCAAGCCAGGGGCGGGGTCGAGATTCAGCTTCCAACTCCCACGCGGTCGCGTGACGGCAAACGATTCGTCGATCGGAGGCACCACGGTCATGTCCCGCACCGCACTGGGTCTGTCAGGGCAACGGCTCGTCCTGAGCGATGTCGCCCTCCCCGACCGGTTCGAGACCGTGCTTGCGGCCGCGCAAGTGGGCTTGGAGTTGCCCGTCGCCGCCCTGTTCCGCGAGTTTCATCCGCGGGTTCTCCGCTACCTGCGAGCGCATCTACCCGAGCGCGCGGAAGAGCTCGCGTCCGAGACGTGGAGCGAGATCGCAGCGGGGCTCCCGGAGTTCGAAGGGAACGAGGCCTCCTTCCGGCGATGGGTGTTCGCCGCTGCGAGGCGGCGCTTGCAGGAAGCGCGTGAGGAGCGAGGCTTTGAGCCGAGCGCGCGGATCGAGCGGTCCGAAGACGTGTCCGACGAACGACGCGCAGTTGACGCCGCACTCGCCCAGATCAGGGCGCTCGACCCTGAGCAGGCCGACGTTCTCCTTCTGCGCGCCCTGGGAGATCTCGACCCGCTGGAGGTCGCGGAGATCACCGGCGATTCACCCGATCAAGTGCGCGTGCGAGAGATGGAGGGGCTTCGGACTCTGAAGGACCGCACCGCCCTACGGACGGTCTGGACTCTCGAACGGGCTGAATCGGGAACGCGCCGATGA
- a CDS encoding sulfocyanin-like copper-binding protein: MTRHIRPWLAVPVVVLVLAFVTASCGGDEGGVGATLADFSITLDSDSAPAGEVTFDVTNDAEQTHEFVVFQTDLAEDQLPTNDEGVVDEEGEGVTLIDEIEDVAGGSSQSLTVNLDAGSYVLICNLPGHYQQGMHASFSAT; the protein is encoded by the coding sequence GTGACCAGGCATATACGACCGTGGCTGGCGGTTCCGGTGGTGGTCCTGGTGCTCGCGTTCGTCACGGCAAGCTGCGGTGGTGACGAGGGCGGCGTCGGCGCGACCCTCGCGGACTTCTCGATCACGCTGGACTCGGACAGCGCACCGGCGGGAGAGGTGACCTTCGACGTCACCAATGACGCCGAGCAGACGCACGAGTTCGTCGTGTTCCAGACCGACCTCGCCGAAGATCAGCTGCCGACGAACGATGAGGGCGTCGTCGACGAGGAGGGCGAAGGCGTCACGCTCATCGACGAGATCGAGGACGTCGCGGGCGGCAGCTCGCAGTCGCTGACGGTGAACCTGGATGCAGGCAGCTACGTGCTGATCTGCAACCTCCCCGGCCATTACCAGCAAGGGATGCACGCCAGCTTCAGCGCGACCTAG
- a CDS encoding chromate transporter — protein sequence MLLALRARVPRLGSDGPDQAGTRCDHPPLFIGYLVGGFLGAAIATVAIFLPIYLAVVQSGRWFIRHQGSDRLQRFVKGATVQAASSAGPT from the coding sequence GTGTTACTGGCTCTCAGGGCGCGAGTTCCTCGACTCGGTAGCGATGGGCCTGATCAGGCCGGGACCCGTTGTGATCACCCGCCGCTGTTCATCGGTTACCTCGTCGGCGGATTCCTTGGCGCGGCGATTGCCACCGTCGCGATCTTCTTGCCCATCTACCTCGCCGTCGTCCAATCGGGCCGATGGTTCATTCGGCACCAGGGCAGCGACAGGCTCCAGCGCTTCGTGAAGGGCGCCACCGTTCAAGCTGCCAGCTCGGCGGGACCGACCTAG
- the msrB gene encoding peptide-methionine (R)-S-oxide reductase MsrB: MDEQIVRRRPREHLPRSEQEWRERLTPEQFEVLRNKGTERAFTGKYAFTKDRGTYRCAACGEELFRSEAKYDSGTGWPSFFEPIARGAVELHEDVSFGMRRIEVTCARCGGHLGHLFDDSPEPSGERYCMNSISLNLKADDAERDGVVD, translated from the coding sequence ATGGACGAGCAGATCGTGAGACGGCGGCCCCGAGAGCACCTCCCGAGATCCGAGCAGGAGTGGCGAGAGCGCTTGACCCCGGAACAATTCGAGGTGCTCAGAAACAAGGGCACCGAGCGCGCCTTCACCGGCAAGTACGCGTTCACGAAGGATCGCGGGACCTACCGGTGCGCGGCGTGCGGAGAGGAACTGTTCCGTTCCGAGGCGAAGTACGACTCGGGCACCGGCTGGCCCAGCTTCTTCGAGCCGATCGCTCGCGGAGCCGTCGAGCTTCACGAGGATGTGAGCTTCGGCATGCGCCGAATCGAGGTCACGTGCGCCCGGTGCGGCGGCCACCTTGGCCATCTGTTCGATGATAGTCCCGAGCCCAGCGGAGAGCGCTACTGCATGAACTCGATCTCTCTGAATCTCAAGGCGGACGATGCCGAGCGGGACGGCGTGGTCGACTGA
- a CDS encoding diguanylate cyclase has product MSTASWTTLSIPSRSTSARRSRTCSGTRPPSGSAKASCGCRSCHPEDRDRMIVADAEARRTLSPMSAEYRLMTREGRVAWVSEKAAVVRDVATGELYWQGVMVDITERKRSEEALRASEMRFRTIFDAAAFGVATVNVHGKIIEANPTLELMAGYEHGELAGVSLGALVHNDERDGLNPIGDVITGVVDRCEVEHRLRRKDDSQLWCRTVMAIVRDAQCGPSYGIGMLEDISDRKDAEEELMRRAVHDPLTGLPNRRLLEDRLVSALARLARRPDGGVAVIFLDLDGFKEVNDTFGHQSGDELLVAVAQRLLASMRPSDTLARIGGDEFVAMFEDVSSRAAARRIAKRLIGPLSEPFLLDNREVRVTASAGISLGTDSHVRPELLIREADGAMYVAKRKGRNRIELAHLVAG; this is encoded by the coding sequence ATCTCGACCGCGTCTTGGACGACCCTGAGCATTCCGAGCCGATCTACATCAGCCCGCAGGTCGAGGACATGTTCGGGTACCCGGCCACCGAGTGGCTCGGCGAAGGCGAGCTGTGGTTGCAGATCCTGCCACCCCGAAGACCGCGACCGAATGATCGTTGCCGACGCCGAGGCGCGCCGGACGCTCTCACCGATGAGCGCCGAGTACCGGCTGATGACCCGAGAAGGGCGCGTCGCATGGGTGAGCGAGAAGGCCGCGGTCGTGCGAGACGTCGCTACCGGAGAGCTGTACTGGCAAGGCGTGATGGTGGATATCACCGAACGCAAGCGGTCAGAAGAGGCGCTCCGGGCGAGCGAGATGCGGTTCCGGACGATCTTCGACGCGGCCGCTTTCGGTGTGGCCACCGTGAACGTCCACGGCAAGATCATCGAGGCGAACCCGACGCTCGAGCTCATGGCCGGCTACGAGCACGGCGAACTAGCTGGGGTCTCACTGGGTGCGCTCGTTCACAACGACGAACGGGACGGCCTGAATCCGATCGGCGACGTGATCACCGGCGTGGTTGATCGGTGCGAGGTGGAGCACCGATTGAGGCGCAAGGATGACTCGCAGCTTTGGTGCCGCACGGTGATGGCGATCGTGCGCGACGCACAATGCGGCCCATCGTATGGGATCGGCATGCTCGAGGACATCTCCGACCGCAAGGACGCGGAAGAGGAGCTGATGCGGCGTGCCGTCCACGATCCGCTCACCGGTCTGCCCAACCGCCGTCTGCTGGAGGATCGGCTCGTGAGCGCGCTCGCCCGTCTGGCGCGGAGGCCGGACGGCGGAGTGGCCGTGATCTTCCTCGACCTCGACGGATTCAAAGAGGTGAACGACACGTTCGGGCATCAGAGCGGCGACGAGCTCCTCGTCGCGGTTGCGCAGCGGTTGCTCGCCTCGATGAGACCGTCCGACACGCTTGCTCGGATCGGCGGGGACGAGTTCGTCGCGATGTTCGAGGACGTGTCGTCGCGTGCGGCTGCGCGACGCATCGCCAAACGACTGATCGGACCCCTCTCCGAACCGTTTCTCCTGGACAACCGAGAAGTGCGAGTGACGGCAAGCGCCGGCATATCGTTGGGAACCGACTCACACGTCCGCCCCGAGCTCTTGATCCGCGAGGCCGACGGGGCGATGTACGTCGCGAAACGGAAGGGACGAAACCGGATCGAGTTGGCGCACCTGGTCGCGGGTTGA
- a CDS encoding DUF6510 family protein, translating to MEGGETRTDGNAIAGILQEVFVHEVTTSRIACAGCGNVEPIGAEHAYTEAPGIVLRCRNCDAVLLVVTQAPGRNVLAFPRSRWIEIPSAT from the coding sequence ATGGAAGGCGGGGAGACGAGGACCGACGGCAACGCGATCGCCGGCATCCTCCAAGAGGTGTTCGTTCACGAGGTGACGACGAGTCGGATCGCGTGTGCCGGGTGCGGCAACGTCGAACCAATCGGCGCGGAGCACGCGTACACGGAGGCTCCGGGGATCGTCCTGCGTTGTCGCAACTGTGACGCCGTCCTGCTCGTGGTCACGCAGGCACCCGGTCGAAACGTTCTGGCGTTTCCCAGGTCTCGCTGGATCGAGATCCCCTCGGCGACCTGA
- a CDS encoding SRPBCC family protein: MRQVESEIEVDVPVRVAYDQWTQFEEFPRFMEGVEAVQQTTGSTLHWVAEVAGRRKEWDARITEQTPDQVIAWEGFGNPQNMGRVFFEPADGGSRTKISVAVEYKPEGAVESVGDALGVLERQVKGDLVRFKEFIETRGKPTGSWRGEVHEPPSGSM; the protein is encoded by the coding sequence ATGCGACAGGTCGAGAGCGAGATCGAGGTCGACGTGCCGGTTCGTGTCGCGTACGACCAATGGACGCAGTTCGAAGAGTTTCCGCGGTTCATGGAGGGAGTCGAGGCGGTCCAGCAGACGACGGGCTCCACCCTCCACTGGGTGGCCGAGGTCGCGGGGCGCCGCAAGGAGTGGGACGCCCGCATCACCGAGCAGACGCCCGATCAGGTGATCGCCTGGGAGGGGTTCGGGAACCCGCAGAACATGGGACGAGTGTTCTTCGAGCCCGCCGATGGCGGGTCGCGGACGAAGATTAGCGTGGCGGTGGAGTACAAGCCCGAGGGCGCCGTCGAATCCGTTGGCGACGCGCTCGGTGTGCTAGAGCGCCAGGTGAAGGGCGACCTGGTTCGGTTCAAGGAGTTCATCGAGACCCGTGGAAAGCCCACCGGGTCGTGGCGCGGCGAGGTCCACGAGCCACCGAGTGGCTCGATGTGA
- a CDS encoding nuclease-related domain-containing protein, which translates to MISWAEILDLSVGEFSPGQTSSDRRRRRPQSACTPSDKTKVRKPAEFLKSQLRLRVAVFGATVAVAAVLTLMGVWWLPASFLALGLLFVLGREALNGRALDPAGLRKGILGEEAVANVLARLPSSYWVLHGVYTGHGDVDHVIIGPTGVFALETKGWEGKFYRSRGQLYCNGKPAEHVLQQVRGAAGQVHQILLEAGVDEWVEAVVAAARASVARSPLRFRNAYVVSIEDVVGFVTSRRRSLSSATVLQAAGALLRPGEQLPPEEVPSPATSHEDAADAD; encoded by the coding sequence GTGATCAGCTGGGCCGAGATCCTCGACCTTTCCGTCGGCGAGTTCAGTCCCGGTCAGACATCTAGCGATCGCCGGCGTCGCCGCCCACAGTCGGCATGCACACCGTCCGATAAGACGAAGGTGCGCAAACCGGCCGAGTTCCTGAAGTCACAGTTGCGGCTTCGGGTCGCCGTCTTCGGGGCGACGGTTGCCGTCGCGGCCGTTCTCACCCTGATGGGCGTTTGGTGGCTGCCCGCGTCCTTCCTTGCCCTCGGGCTCCTGTTCGTGCTTGGACGCGAGGCGTTGAACGGCCGCGCGCTCGATCCGGCGGGCCTCCGGAAAGGGATCCTCGGTGAAGAGGCCGTCGCTAACGTTCTGGCACGGCTACCGTCCTCCTACTGGGTGCTGCACGGCGTCTACACAGGGCACGGGGACGTCGATCACGTCATCATCGGGCCCACCGGCGTGTTCGCGCTCGAGACGAAGGGCTGGGAGGGCAAGTTCTATCGCAGCCGAGGTCAGCTGTACTGCAATGGGAAGCCGGCCGAGCATGTGCTGCAACAGGTGCGGGGCGCCGCCGGGCAGGTCCATCAAATCCTCCTGGAGGCCGGTGTCGACGAGTGGGTCGAGGCCGTCGTGGCCGCGGCGCGCGCCTCAGTAGCCCGCTCTCCCCTTCGCTTCCGGAACGCGTACGTCGTCTCCATCGAGGACGTGGTGGGGTTCGTGACGAGCCGGAGACGTTCGCTCAGCAGCGCGACCGTCCTTCAGGCTGCCGGGGCTCTATTGCGGCCGGGAGAGCAGCTCCCGCCCGAGGAGGTCCCGTCCCCTGCGACGAGTCACGAAGATGCTGCTGATGCCGACTAG
- a CDS encoding VOC family protein, translated as MTVKAIPDQYHSVQPYLLVEDAAGLIEFITATFGAEEALRMPQPDGRIGHAEMRIGDSIVMLAEASTAEGSGEPMPATVMTYVEDADATFQRALEAGATSLREPADQFYGDRSAGVVDPFGNHWWFHTHVEDVSPEEAARRAQEQQGS; from the coding sequence ATGACCGTCAAGGCGATACCCGACCAGTACCACAGCGTGCAGCCCTACCTGTTGGTAGAGGACGCGGCAGGACTCATCGAGTTCATCACGGCGACGTTCGGCGCCGAAGAGGCCTTGAGGATGCCCCAGCCCGACGGCAGGATCGGGCACGCGGAGATGCGCATCGGTGACTCGATCGTCATGCTCGCGGAGGCCTCGACGGCCGAGGGCAGCGGCGAGCCGATGCCAGCCACAGTGATGACGTACGTGGAGGATGCCGACGCGACGTTCCAACGGGCACTCGAGGCCGGAGCGACGTCGCTCCGCGAGCCGGCCGACCAGTTCTACGGTGACCGGAGCGCCGGCGTCGTGGATCCGTTCGGCAACCACTGGTGGTTCCACACGCACGTCGAGGACGTCTCGCCCGAGGAGGCCGCTCGGCGCGCGCAGGAGCAGCAGGGCTCGTAG
- a CDS encoding DUF2188 domain-containing protein gives MSSRGDVIDEVLKDHREIKELFSKVRSSTGTRRRSAFQALVRKLAVHETAEQEIVHPLALRAGADDIRDRRVSEEKQAEGVLSELVKIGPEDARFPAMLEALQQEVLEHAEREEREEHPKIRSEVDADQLRMLAAAFRAAEATAPTRPHPRGPRSATGNLLIGPIVSIMDRARDAIRDAMQPTDSTRHSRTRPTSTRGRTKDTGRRSTTRAGDAPVIDVSADPKGGWRAAKRGSSRAIARSSAKQDVVRRAREVAKSQRGRLVIHRQDGRIQEERTYGKDPARTRG, from the coding sequence ATGAGCAGCCGTGGAGACGTCATCGACGAAGTGCTGAAGGACCACAGGGAGATCAAGGAGCTGTTCTCGAAGGTCCGCTCGTCGACCGGGACCCGCCGGCGCAGTGCCTTCCAGGCTCTGGTCCGAAAGCTCGCCGTGCATGAGACGGCCGAACAGGAGATCGTGCACCCGCTCGCGCTGCGCGCCGGCGCCGACGATATCCGCGACCGGCGCGTCTCCGAGGAGAAGCAGGCCGAGGGGGTCCTCTCCGAGCTCGTGAAGATCGGTCCCGAGGACGCGCGGTTCCCGGCGATGTTGGAGGCACTCCAGCAGGAAGTCCTCGAGCACGCCGAGCGCGAGGAGCGCGAGGAGCACCCGAAGATCCGTTCCGAGGTCGATGCGGACCAGCTCCGGATGCTGGCGGCTGCGTTCCGCGCCGCCGAAGCCACCGCGCCGACCCGGCCGCATCCCCGGGGTCCGAGGTCGGCCACCGGCAACCTATTGATCGGTCCGATCGTGTCGATCATGGACCGCGCGCGGGACGCTATCCGCGACGCGATGCAACCGACGGATTCGACCCGGCACTCGCGCACCCGCCCGACGAGCACGCGAGGGCGGACCAAGGACACCGGCCGGCGGTCGACCACGCGCGCCGGCGACGCACCGGTCATCGACGTCTCCGCTGATCCGAAGGGTGGATGGCGGGCCGCGAAGCGCGGATCGAGCCGGGCGATCGCGCGGTCGAGCGCCAAGCAGGACGTCGTCCGGCGAGCCCGCGAGGTGGCGAAGTCGCAGCGAGGCCGGCTGGTCATCCATCGCCAGGACGGCCGCATCCAGGAGGAGCGCACCTACGGCAAGGATCCAGCGCGCACGCGCGGCTGA
- a CDS encoding DUF6186 family protein — MRTIALLGWLGIVGALLVWQGIGLLRGPEWPTLSDLLRSFMTVSAGRFLLFGLWLWLGWHLFIRGWSFFLRG; from the coding sequence ATGCGCACGATCGCGCTCCTCGGATGGCTCGGGATCGTCGGGGCGCTTCTCGTCTGGCAGGGCATCGGGCTTCTCCGCGGACCCGAATGGCCAACGCTCTCGGACCTTCTTCGCTCCTTCATGACGGTATCCGCCGGGCGCTTCCTCCTGTTCGGACTGTGGCTGTGGCTCGGATGGCATCTGTTCATCCGAGGATGGTCCTTCTTCCTTCGGGGTTGA
- a CDS encoding YibE/F family protein has translation MLAVKPVHRGEREVPLRARRVLAATCAVLGVITCLGVLVLWPRGDVVSRLLRDVTGLQETYDAEVLSVVTEPCRGTMPEDDIECAHMTFRLLGGPDEGEQASIEVPPESSQASIEPGTTIVLARNPDAPKVVRYGFVDIERGRTILILAFVFALAVVLLGRLRGVTALVGLAVTFVLLLKFALPAILSGHDATVVAAFAASAMAFIALYLAHGFTAMTSIALLGTLASLLLTVLLGSVFVGLSKFSGFASEEAFLVNIGASELDLSGLILAGVIIGALGAIDDMTVTQSSAVAELAGADPLADRGALFRAGMRIGRDHVSSTVNTLFLAYVGASLPLLLLFILTDQSLAFVAKREIVATEIVRTLVGSIGLVASVPLTTWLAAYCFTLEKSKQPRKSNDVPAPSESTDGPSRTDEERARTLGPEEHPIPDSRLGRLRRRS, from the coding sequence ATGCTCGCCGTAAAGCCAGTGCATCGAGGCGAACGAGAAGTTCCGCTGCGAGCGAGGAGGGTCCTTGCGGCGACGTGCGCCGTCCTCGGCGTGATCACCTGCCTCGGCGTCCTGGTCCTCTGGCCCCGTGGCGACGTCGTGAGCCGACTCCTCCGCGATGTGACCGGCCTGCAGGAGACCTACGACGCCGAGGTCCTATCGGTCGTCACGGAGCCGTGCCGGGGCACGATGCCGGAGGACGATATCGAGTGTGCTCACATGACGTTCCGTTTGCTTGGCGGGCCCGACGAGGGAGAGCAGGCCTCGATCGAGGTTCCGCCGGAATCGTCGCAGGCATCGATCGAGCCCGGCACGACGATCGTGCTTGCCCGCAATCCAGACGCTCCCAAGGTCGTCAGATATGGGTTCGTGGACATCGAGCGCGGGAGGACCATCCTGATTCTCGCCTTCGTCTTCGCCCTTGCCGTCGTCCTGCTGGGGCGCCTTCGAGGCGTCACGGCGTTGGTTGGGCTCGCGGTTACGTTCGTTCTCCTTTTGAAGTTCGCCCTGCCGGCGATCCTCTCCGGGCACGATGCCACGGTGGTCGCGGCGTTCGCGGCATCGGCGATGGCCTTCATCGCGCTGTACCTCGCGCACGGCTTCACGGCGATGACGTCGATCGCTCTGCTCGGCACCCTCGCAAGCCTTCTGCTCACGGTGCTGCTCGGGAGCGTCTTCGTCGGGCTGTCCAAGTTCTCGGGCTTCGCGTCCGAGGAAGCGTTCCTCGTGAACATCGGAGCGTCGGAACTCGACCTGTCAGGCCTGATCCTCGCGGGAGTCATCATCGGCGCGCTCGGAGCGATCGACGACATGACCGTGACGCAGTCGTCGGCTGTCGCCGAGCTCGCTGGTGCGGATCCGCTAGCGGATCGCGGCGCGTTGTTCCGGGCGGGAATGCGAATCGGGCGCGACCACGTCTCCTCCACGGTGAACACGTTGTTCCTCGCTTACGTCGGAGCGTCGCTTCCGCTACTGCTCCTGTTCATCCTCACCGATCAATCCCTCGCGTTCGTCGCGAAACGAGAGATCGTGGCGACCGAGATCGTAAGGACGCTGGTCGGCAGCATCGGCCTCGTCGCGTCGGTACCGCTGACTACGTGGCTCGCCGCTTATTGCTTCACCCTCGAAAAATCGAAGCAACCGAGGAAATCGAACGACGTGCCCGCCCCGTCCGAGTCGACTGACGGGCCATCGCGGACGGACGAGGAGCGAGCGCGCACATTGGGGCCCGAGGAACACCCCATTCCCGATAGCCGGCTCGGTCGCCTTCGAAGGCGCTCATGA
- a CDS encoding antibiotic biosynthesis monooxygenase family protein gives MVLVTIRARLRDDPEAIQKIHDEVTSATKEMALQAGDISHRVYLNPQDGRDFLGIDEWKSAEAVQAFSANPQIQEFFGQMFEGQPEVTVWEGSGWNEW, from the coding sequence ATGGTATTGGTCACGATTCGTGCGCGGCTCCGGGATGATCCGGAAGCCATCCAGAAGATCCACGATGAAGTCACCTCGGCCACGAAAGAGATGGCCCTGCAGGCGGGCGACATCTCCCACCGGGTGTATCTGAACCCCCAGGACGGTCGGGACTTCCTGGGCATCGACGAGTGGAAGTCCGCCGAGGCGGTCCAAGCGTTTTCTGCCAACCCCCAGATTCAGGAGTTCTTCGGCCAGATGTTCGAAGGCCAGCCAGAGGTCACCGTCTGGGAGGGGTCAGGCTGGAACGAGTGGTGA